The genomic window ATAAAGACTACAAAATCATAAAAATTCACTTCTTTTTACTCATTTTTTAATATAAGATTTACAAATCTAAAAAACACATTTTATTTATTGCATTAGCTTCCATAGGTAAATATATTTCATTATAATTATTCATTAAAAAAAATCACAAGCATTAATATATAATCATCATTAATTAATATAAAAAACGAAAATAAAACAATGGATAAATCATTTAATAAAATTGATAACATCAATCAATGTATAACGATAGTTCATCCTCATTCTAATAATATGGTAATAAACTTATTAGCAAAAAAAATAAAGCAGATTAAACCTATACAAGCATCTGAAGTAAAAAAATTTATTCCTTATGATCTTATCGGCATGACTATCTCACCCAACGTAGCACAAAACTTTAAAGATGAAATTAACTTCACCGGTACTGGACGTATTATTTCATTCAACACACATGTAATGTCTGAAGGGAAAATACAGTTATTATTAAAAAATAGAATGGAATCATTAAATAAAACCCCGCAAATAGCTACACATTGTATAAGAACACCAGGCGAAGTTATTATTAATCTAGCCAGTTTACTCGAAAAATACCGATTACCTAATTCAAATAAGCTAGAAATAGAAAACACATTGAAATATATATGGTTAGAAGGTATTTCACATAAACAAAAAATTAATAAAATTGCAAATGAAATAATTAACAAAACAAATAACAGCAAAGAGCTACACAATAAAATAAATAATATAACCAGTACATTAGAACACAAAAAATCAATAACTAAAAGAAATGATAATTATTATGGTAGATTATTTGAAACTGAATTATCAAAATATATAATTAATAATCCAAATGCGAACATGATAGATGTAAGAAATATCATTTCTGAGTTTATTATTGAAACGTTTAATACATTACCCTGGGATAAAAAAGTAAAAACATGTATACATATAGCCGATAATATGTATTCAGATCCCCCATCATGGAGACATAATATTGATTTAGCCAATGAATTTATAAGAAATGATACACCGGATAACTTTATTAAAATGGTTAAATATTCAGGTGAGTATTCAACACCTCTACTATTATCTATTGCTGTAAAATATTTAATAACTCGACGCAAAAAAGGCATTATTGGCGCAATGAGAAGAAAAGCGACTAAATATTATTACAAAATAATAAAACCTCAAAGAAGAACGCTGCCAACATGTAATCTTAATTATCACCTAAAAAACTCTCGATATGGCATATTACTTCCTCATCAAATATCGGCATCTTCAAATAAACTGAAATCAGGCATTAGACCGATAGATAAATATGCACTTCCGATCAACAATATCACTCAACATGATAAAGTCGCATTATCTCATGAAAGGGTGGTTGGAATCGGTATGTCTGGATCAGCAAATTTATTAAATACATTATTTAATGCACTCAAAGATAACAACAAACACTTTCCTATTGATGATGCTAAATTAGCAGCTGCTTCATGGTTAACCTACAGTGGTGGCCATTCATATAATGAGGCATATTCTGTATTTAATTCAACCCATAGTAAAGGTTTTAAACCATTATCATTTAATAATATTGCCCAGATAAACCAATTAAGTGAAAAGGCGGTCAATCATGCTTATGAGAAAGTCATCAAAGCATCAGTCAAACTAAATTATCCATACTAATGGAAGATGTGCCCTATTTTTAACCACAATATTGTCATCAAAAATAGGGCTTAGCGTTATTTTTTTATTGGCTTACTTGCCGCCTGTAAATCATGATAAATATAACGATGGTAACTTTCTAACAATTGCTTATCTTCACAATCATCTAATTTTCCATTACACAGATGGCGCATTTTAATATTGGCTTCATAAAATGGTGATACTTTTAAATTCGCCCGTTCGAGTAAGATCCCACCAAGAAATGCAATATCCGTCAAATTACCTGTTTTAATAGCCGTGTCTGACTTTAAATTATCGCGCAATGTAAACTGTGTGATAAATGCAGGATTATCAAACTCAAATTGATATTCATTTAAATTAATTCCGGGTTGATGATCGCCAAAATAGAGAAACATTAATGGTCGTTCGCGTTTTGACATAAACTCCACAAAACTTCTAATCGCACCATCTGATGTCGCTATTTTCTCCATATAATGACTAAATCCACCTGCCGCATTTTTGTTTTTAATTTTATCTTGCAGATTGTAATCATCACTATGGCTATCTTCGTAAGGCCCGTGTTCATACATGGTGAGTGAAAAAATAAAAATTGGTTTATCTGTCTCTTTAGATAAAATTTCTTTGGCATATTTCAACATATCTTCTGTTGTGATAGTCCATAAGTTATCTTGTAGTTTACCTGGATATCCAAGTTCTTGCGGTTGGATTATTTTATCTACACCCAACGTGTTATAAGCATAACCAGAATGGTATGCCCCACGATTAAAGGGAGTTAAAACCACGGTATAATAGCCGTTTGCTTTCATCTCTTTAAATAGGCTGTTATTAAGATGATCAACTATAAAATAAAAAACACCACTTTTTTGGGTACCAAAATCATCACTATTTAAGCCCGTTAACGCAGCAAATTCTGATATCCATGTTCCACCAGCAAATGTTTGAACTCGCATGTTACTATGAGCGATCAATTCTTTATCTTGTTGGAACATAAATAGGTTTGGTAAATTAGTTCCTGCAGGTAATTTATAAATATGCGGATTTACTGTAGATTCTTGTAATAACAACAAAATATCTGGCTTCTCTGATAATTCAGAAGTAGGTAATGATATTGCAGCAGCTTGTTGCAAAAAGTAATCTGATGAACCATTAATTTGTGGTGCTGAATAAGCAGATTTATGGAATGACATCACAAGGTTAGTAACTGTCCCTTTCCCCTTAGGTAAATTATTTGTCCATTGAGTATAATAATGTGACGATGCAAAACTAGCACCAAAATAGCCACCCACACTTAAGCAAATAGCAAGAATTCGCCAAGCATAAGACTTTTTAGAAGCGACTAAACGCCAACTGACAATTCCGTTAATAATTAATAGAAGCACCAACCCAATAATAGCCAATCCAGCTAACCAATAATGGCTTAATGTGCCCATATTCTCTATATCTGTCATCACCTTGAGATCAGAATAGAATAACTGTTCTTTATAGTAATGAACCTTAAGCTGATTGAGAAATTTAATAATAATGAATAAGGTGCCCGTGACGACAAGAGAAAAAAGCCATCTTGCCGTGAGGAAATAGATCGCCCCAAAAATGACGGCAAATACACTTATGGAAATTAATGCGGGGTAAATGAAACTGCTTTTTTCAAAAACTAAAATAAAAGAACCCA from Providencia sneebia DSM 19967 includes these protein-coding regions:
- a CDS encoding LTA synthase family protein; translation: MKRVVSIIYLLVILLGSFILVFEKSSFIYPALISISVFAVIFGAIYFLTARWLFSLVVTGTLFIIIKFLNQLKVHYYKEQLFYSDLKVMTDIENMGTLSHYWLAGLAIIGLVLLLIINGIVSWRLVASKKSYAWRILAICLSVGGYFGASFASSHYYTQWTNNLPKGKGTVTNLVMSFHKSAYSAPQINGSSDYFLQQAAAISLPTSELSEKPDILLLLQESTVNPHIYKLPAGTNLPNLFMFQQDKELIAHSNMRVQTFAGGTWISEFAALTGLNSDDFGTQKSGVFYFIVDHLNNSLFKEMKANGYYTVVLTPFNRGAYHSGYAYNTLGVDKIIQPQELGYPGKLQDNLWTITTEDMLKYAKEILSKETDKPIFIFSLTMYEHGPYEDSHSDDYNLQDKIKNKNAAGGFSHYMEKIATSDGAIRSFVEFMSKRERPLMFLYFGDHQPGINLNEYQFEFDNPAFITQFTLRDNLKSDTAIKTGNLTDIAFLGGILLERANLKVSPFYEANIKMRHLCNGKLDDCEDKQLLESYHRYIYHDLQAASKPIKK